DNA from Neovison vison isolate M4711 chromosome 12, ASM_NN_V1, whole genome shotgun sequence:
TGCAAGTCTTGCCAGTGGATACCAGTTTACTAAGCCCCGCAGGAAAAGACTGTTGTTCTCCTACCCCAGCAACAGCCCAGTCAGTAAGAGACTGTCACGATTAGCTAACGAAAAGGCAACGCCCCGCAGGAAAAGACTGTTGTTCTCCTACCCCAGCAACAGCCCAGTCAGTAAGAGACTGTCATGATTAGCTAACGAAAAGGCAACATGCCTCAAACTCCCAGTTTACTCCCTAGGACTTTTCATCCATAACAGcccctcccaactcccttctttgtAACAAAGCAGTCTCTCATTTGTTCTCCATACATGCCAATGGTTTTGCTGTAGCATTCATGTCCTAAACTGCAAGTCTCTGCTAATCCCTAGTAAACtcatttttgctggtaaaataattgATAGTTTTAAGATTAACAGTTCCTTCTGGAAGTTCTGAGAATCTGTTTATGCCTCTCTCCTCACTTCTGATGGTTTGCAGTAGCTTGTAGATACATGGCTCCAATCCCtgcttctgtcttcacatggtgaGCTACCCTCTCCtctgtttttaagattaaaaGTACAGCCTTTTGGTCAGATGGGTATGGGGTTTGAATCCAGGCTCTGTTATTTTGTGTTCTGGGGAAAATCTACCTAACATCTCCGACCTTCAGTTTCATGGAAAATGGAACCGTAAGATCTTCCTCAGAGCTGTTGTGATTAACTAGTTATGTTGCAGAAGGCAGAATATAAATGGTGGTCatggggcccctaggtggctcagtgggttaagcctctgcctttggctcaggtcatgatcccagggccctgggattgagtcccgcatggggctctctgttcagcagggagcctgcttccctctctctctgcctgcttctctgcctacttgtgatctctctctgctaaataaataaataaaatcttaaataaataaatggtggtcATTGGAATTAAGCTCATGGTCAATACAGCTGTGATTTTTGCTCTCTCCAGTTTGTATGTTCTAGTACAGTGAATTACAAGACCTATACCATACAAATTTAGGGACAAAAGAAGTATGAATCTTTACAGAATTACTTTATATTCAGGGATCTCTCAGTTTCTGAGCAGGAAGTTGAGACTCCTGTCCTCACCCTgccctcctgtgttttctttttgtcttactATCTCCCTAAGACATTAGTGGACAGACATGACCAGAGTTAGAGGAGCTAGAAAAATACTTACTGTTTTCCCAGACATCAAGTACAGTAAGGTTCCTTCTGAATTAAAAGAATTCATTTGCAATCCTGTCTGCAGGCAGTAATATGTTTCATGCAGTGTAAACAGTAACACATGTACCTAGGAGTCACTAAGAATTACATAATTTTTCAGttggaagaattcttttttttttttttaattaaagattttatttatttatttgacagagagagatcacagtaggcagagaggcaggcagagagaggggaagggaagcagacccctgctgagcagagaacccgatgcgggactcgatcccaggaccctgagatcatgacctgagccgaaggcagcggcttaacccactgagccaccgaggcgccctcaGTTGGAAGAATTCTTAAAAGTGCAGTTGCTCACTTAGGATAAACACTTTTTGTTCAGCTTTCTTACCAAATTATGGCCCCGCAAATTATGCAGCCAGTGCTGTgtggaataattttaaatattaaggatTTTTATAATGGGGTTTTATTATATCTAAAACCCAGATTAATCCAGTGACTTTCTGTCAGAGAGCTACTTTCAGTTAAAACTTCAAAACATCTTCTTAGTTAATAGCaaaattcttaattcttaattgCAGATTTCTTAAGCAAATTCTTAATTAAGCAGAATTGTTAATTaagcaatattctttttttttttttttgaagattttatttatttgtcagagagagggagagagagcgagcacaggcagacagagaggcaggcagaggcagagggagaagcaggctccctgccgagcaaggagcccgatgtgggactccatcccaggacgctgggatcatgacctgagccgaaggcagctgcttaaccaactgagccacccaggcgtcccattaagCAATATTCTTCATGTTAACTCTCCAGCAAACTGGAGAGAGTGGGTATGGAGAGAGGGTGAGACTCCCGAAGGCTtaactttctgtatttccatACTTTTTTACAGCAgaatgcagattttttaaaagtacagtatttttaaaatcagcaaaagcttcacatttttattttcatgaaaaataagaagACATGGTAAGTCTTTGATTTATATCTTCCAGTTGTTTAGAACATGAATATTTACAATTTGTACTAGAGTTCCCAAAATTATTGTTAGCTTATAATTTAGTATGGAAAAATGTTATCACAAGCATCATCTCCTTCGAATTAATTGAACTCATCTccatttacagataagaaaatgaagagttaAGTCGCCAGACTCTGCTCTTAAGATAATTCAACTCAAACCCACCTCTGATTTCAAACTGAATGTTGTTTTTACTACCCTAACCACCTTCTTGATAGTTTCCTTGACACAGCATTGCTACAGATAGGGTCCCCATATGCCAAGGAAACATTGTCAGGGTAGCTTCCAGCTCATTCAAAGTGTGTGCCTTTATTTCTTCCCTTGCATCCTTAATATTTAAGATGTTTGGAAATACAGCATTAATTGTGGTAGATTTCATCCCTACATCCAATCATCAGCAAACGCTGTATGCTTTAccttcaactctttttttttttttaagattttatttatttatttacagagagaaatcacaagtaatggagaggcaggcagagagagagagggaagcaggctccctgctgagcagagaacccgatgcgggactcgatcccaggaccctgagatcatgacctgagccgaaggcagcggcttaacccactgagccacccaggcgccctttaccTTCAACTCTTGTAACAGCTTCCCAGCTGCTCCCATGGGCTCGGATTTCACTCTTTCCTCCTTACAACCTAGTCGCCACCCAGTAATCAAGTGaggtgttgttttttgttttaaagattttatttatctgagagagggagagagagagagagagcatgagaggggaagaggtcagaaggagaagcagactccccgcatagctaggagcccaatgcgggactccacccggggactccgggatcatgacttgagccgaaggcagtggcttaaccagctgagccacccaggcacccaagtgagatttttttttaaagtgtaagtcTGATCAAGGCATGTCTGTCTGTCCCTTTATCACTCACAATAAAATTGGGTCCTCACAAGTGTGATTGGCTTGTTTAATTTGCTGGGTACTTCAATTTCGACTCCTGTCACTCTCTCCCAGGCTCCCTGGACTCCACTCACACCAGCCGCCTCTGCTTTGCTTTACACACATTGACTCTGCTCCCATTTCAGGCTCTGCCTTTGCAGTACTCTAAGCTTAGAACATTCTTTCCCAGATCTATCTGTACTAATGCTCTACTAAtgctctcccttttcattcagatCTCTGGTCAATTATCCCTTATCAGAGGTCTTCCTTAACCTAAATCCCATATATAGTGGTACCCCCTTCACTCTCTATCCCTTTATCCGTGCTTTATTTTCATAACAccagatatatttttaagatgcattttatataatcatatatttatcAGTTGTCAGTCTTCCATCATTAAAAGAGAAATCGCCAAGAGTAGGGACTTTGTTCTTCTTACTACTGGATTGGAAGGGTGTAGGACAGAACCTGACATAAAACTAGGCATTTACCAATCATGTGAATGAATCTTTCATTTACATTCTTAAGCACTTTTTGCTTCACTTAGTTTTCCTCTCTTATAGTACTATTACAATTCCACTCAGGCTTTTAAGCAAAGATGCTTTTTATAAGTGGATACATGTTAATCATCATTACGAGGGATTGCTATAGGGGTCgctgtgtttattttaaatgttttatttatttgacagagcaggtgagagagcacaagcagacagagtagtagagggagaggcagaagcggggagcctgatgtgggtctcaattccaggaccctgagatcatgacctgagctgatggcagatgcttaatcatctgagccacccaggcacctcgggGTCACTGTGTTTAACGCATAGGGAAAGTGGACACTCCAAGCAAGTCTCAAAGTGAATCCTACCTAGAGTCTCTGTGCACAGAGAAAGCAGCTGGGGAGGAGATGGGATCAAGGGCAGAGCTCATAGGAAGAGAGGGGAATGAGGTTTTGTTTAGGAGTCCTGAATCGAAACTGGTGTTGTCAATGTAATTAAACCCATTCTGTAGTCTCACGGACCAGCTtatcccccaccctgccacctTCCACCCAAGCAGTAAAAGTACATTTTACACTTTACAGTTCTAGACTTATTAAACAATTAAACAAAGACTTTTTCTTAGCAAATCAAACTTCAAGGCTGACTTTATTCTCtcctctcatttttattattgaataaattaattttcccTGCAATATGAGCAGggatttttccccctctgttgTCATGACATTATATGCTTTGACCCAGGTGATTATTTTCTTGCAATGGAGGGtgggtagagaaaaaaaaaaaaatcccatgctgGGATGACGCATGTGGATGAGCTCGCtaaaatactttttcctttttgccttaCAGTCTCTTTGCCCACATCCAGTTCAGAGGATGCTAATATAAACCTTGCCCACCTCTCTCAGCCCATCTTTCTTACTCAGACAGTTCCCCAGCAGCTTTCTGATGGACACATACTCTTCCGTTTCCAGGATAAACTGTGCCACGGCCTTCCGTCCTGGCAGCTGGCCCCGCACAGTCTCACTTTTGACACTGTCCAGGACCACTCCTCTGATGTCTTTGGGCTTACCTGGCACCCCAAAGATGATAAACAGGCCCAGACAGTCATCTCCTATCAAGTGACAGAATTCTTCAAGCTTATCAAATCGACTTCTCTTCCTGGAAGACCCCCCTGCCCTGGATTCTGGAGGGGACATGTCACAGGGCTGAGGTGccacaggagggagggaagacatCTGCAGAGTTTGCACTGCCAGCTGAAGCCTGATCTGTTTGTTGGCTCCCCAGAAAGTCCAAATCCAGTCTGCCCCGAACAGTACGGCTTGGTGCTTGGTCATCTTGGTGGTGGTGAGCCAT
Protein-coding regions in this window:
- the REP15 gene encoding rab15 effector protein, translating into MGQNSSQQLPPKDSKEDSSICEVVSEAIVHAAQKVREYLGFEDPLSNLCPANNTLNEIFLIHFITFCQDKGVDEWLTTTKMTKHQAVLFGADWIWTFWGANKQIRLQLAVQTLQMSSLPPVAPQPCDMSPPESRAGGSSRKRSRFDKLEEFCHLIGDDCLGLFIIFGVPGKPKDIRGVVLDSVKSETVRGQLPGRKAVAQFILETEEYVSIRKLLGNCLSKKDGLREVGKVYISIL